CAGGCCTACCATAATGCTGGGGAATGTACTAACTGACCCATGGGGGTATCTCTTCTAACCCCAGTTGGGGTCTCCTCTAGGGCTTACTTTGGCCTGCTAACGTGTTTAAAGTATAACTGCCTTGTGCATACAGTGATTTTACCATGTTAGCTAATGCATGGTAAGACCCACCTCGTTTGCTAGTGTGGCTGTATCCTTCATCTACAGCGGTGTCTTGAGCCAGGGGTCACTTGCATGATGTTTGATGTTCTAAATCTTCATTACCCTAATTCCTACTACTTAGCTctcttctctctgtttttttgaAAGGTTCGAATGTGGGAGTTGTCCCAGATGTGGTTGCTGCTGATGTCGCCCTGGGAGAATGCCTTGATGGGTGATTAGCACCATTCAGTGATGGGCTGTGGGACAAGCAAAGTGCTTCCCGAGCCCCCCACAGACGTTCAGTTAGATCTGGTTAAAAAGGTTGAGCCTTACACTGGTCATAAAAATGACGTGTACAAGCACTTCATCAAGGATGATGGTGGAGCTGCGATCAAAGCCggctccccctcacccccttgtCACACGAACCCCTATTCTGGTGGCCACCCACCTAACTACATggagcagcctgagccccgcaagaaCAAGGTGGCTAAGTACCGTGCCAAATTTGACCCCAGGGTGACCGCCAAGTATGACATCAAAGCCCTGATTGGCCGAGGCAGCTTTAGTCGTGTTGTGCGGGTGGAACATAAGGCTTCCAAGCAGCCTTATGCAATCAAGATGATCGAGACCAAGTACCGTGAAGGGAGGGAAGTGTGCGAATCAGAGCTCTGTGTGTTGCGACGTGTCCGGCACACAAACATCATCCAGCTCATTGAGGTGTTTGAGACCCAGGAGCGAGTCTACATGGTGATGGAGTTGGCCACTGGAGGGGAACTGTTTGATAGAATCATTGCCAAAGGCTCCTTTACTGAGAGAGATGCTACCCGAGTGCTGCAGATGGTGTTGGATGGGGTAAAGTACTTACATACACTGGGCATCACGCACCGGGACTTAAAACCAGAGAATTTGCTGTATTATCATCCTGGAACGGATTCTAAAATCATGATCACAGACTTTGGGCTGGCAAGTGCTCGGAAGAAGGGAGATGACTGCTTAATGAAAACCACCTGTGGGACACCAGAGTATATTGCCCCAGAAATCCTGGTCAGGAAACCCTACACCAATTCTG
The DNA window shown above is from Natator depressus isolate rNatDep1 chromosome 12, rNatDep2.hap1, whole genome shotgun sequence and carries:
- the PSKH1 gene encoding serine/threonine-protein kinase H1, which codes for MGCGTSKVLPEPPTDVQLDLVKKVEPYTGHKNDVYKHFIKDDGGAAIKAGSPSPPCHTNPYSGGHPPNYMEQPEPRKNKVAKYRAKFDPRVTAKYDIKALIGRGSFSRVVRVEHKASKQPYAIKMIETKYREGREVCESELCVLRRVRHTNIIQLIEVFETQERVYMVMELATGGELFDRIIAKGSFTERDATRVLQMVLDGVKYLHTLGITHRDLKPENLLYYHPGTDSKIMITDFGLASARKKGDDCLMKTTCGTPEYIAPEILVRKPYTNSVDMWALGVISYILLSGTMPFEDDNRTRLYRQILKGKYSYSGEPWPSVSNLAKDFIDRLLTVDPSDRMTALQALKHPWVVSMAASSSMKNLHRSISQNLLKRASSRCQSTKSAQSTRSSRSTKSNKSRRVRERELRELNLRYQQQYNG